The following are encoded in a window of Roseimaritima ulvae genomic DNA:
- a CDS encoding flagellin N-terminal helical domain-containing protein yields MTRINTNVPSLIAQNRLQQSNDSLQESLTRLSTGLRINSGSDDPAGLIASEALRSEIGGLNKAISNTKRASQIISTADSALGQVSSLLGDIRGLVVEAANSGALSDDEIAANQLQIDSSLEAINRIAQTTTFQGRKLLDGSLDFVSTANQVSSVTDAQIDQANLGATGSVSVNVSISSAARQASISSSSAAFEAPSIAETSFDFTNQTGDVGASPASVASADFTLTNQSGAVGAADATQASGSISFLNQTGTALSDITVDADSSIDSGTTITYTNSAVDSDGVALGAGGADATYDAGTNTITVLGNGAAVTQGNVASAINALDGFSALAATPAGTEDFTGAGPGNDSLSDTTPQLTIEADNAGAAYSGATISFVAGAANDAAYDEGTNTLTVTVDSSGPQSLADLKTVIDANTDFTATVDTAGDLDINSTTPSGTTSGGYDALASTIDITANSGIPAGTEVTFINSTTLQGGGALAAGQAEAYYDSGTNTLEIRGNGDSVTRGIVAAAVSSLDGFEATASSAASAVRFETATPNDVTLTESTPAFTIAADETGTDLDGATITFASGGANAASYDSGTNTLTVTVDNTAPQNISDLKSVIDATGFNLTVETDGVVDIDNTTIADGTTAGGADAGVAGVSVTADSSIAAGTQIEFVNSATDSNGDALAVGAVEAAYDEESNTLTVRGNGDAVTRGDVALAISNVDGFTGEAASPASAVEFSSALPTASTLSATAPGITIAADTNDTQYADATISFVAGSANAAAYDADTNTLTVTVNDAAPQSLEDLKTVIDATEFTATVDTDGELNIATTTVEDGTAAVADTGGLSDDLVFELTGTDGAETFNFKAGATIEDVAAAVNLVSDATGITAVDNEGALEFNSSAYGSDSKVAIDVISEGDSGNFTSSLNAFRDEGADIIAQVNGTLANGKGNTLSINTATLDLSLSVTDGSDESFSFSITGGGALFQLGSEVVSNQQARLGISSVSTGKLGGTSGRLYELGSGQAKSLTNDAAGAAKIVDEVITEVTSLRGRLGAFQATTLESNLVSLNDTVANLQEAESSIRDADFAAESANLTRAQILVQSGTNVLSLANQNPQNVLSLIR; encoded by the coding sequence ATGACACGAATCAATACAAACGTACCATCGCTGATCGCTCAGAACCGCCTTCAGCAATCCAATGACTCTCTGCAAGAATCGCTGACGCGATTGAGCACCGGTTTGCGAATCAACTCTGGTTCGGATGACCCGGCGGGTTTGATCGCCAGCGAAGCGTTGCGAAGTGAAATCGGTGGTTTGAACAAAGCCATCAGTAACACCAAGCGTGCCAGCCAAATTATCAGCACCGCCGACAGCGCCTTGGGTCAGGTCAGCAGCCTGCTGGGTGACATCCGCGGCCTGGTGGTCGAAGCCGCCAACTCGGGTGCTCTGAGCGACGACGAAATCGCGGCTAATCAGCTGCAGATCGACAGCTCGCTGGAAGCCATCAACCGAATCGCTCAGACGACCACGTTCCAAGGCCGTAAGTTGCTGGACGGATCGCTGGACTTCGTCAGCACCGCCAATCAGGTGTCGAGCGTCACGGACGCTCAGATCGACCAGGCCAACCTGGGCGCCACCGGCAGCGTGTCGGTCAACGTCAGCATTTCCTCGGCGGCCCGTCAGGCCAGCATCTCCAGCAGCTCGGCGGCCTTCGAAGCCCCGTCGATCGCCGAGACCAGCTTTGACTTCACCAACCAAACCGGCGACGTGGGTGCCAGCCCCGCCTCGGTCGCTTCGGCCGATTTTACTTTGACCAATCAAAGCGGGGCCGTCGGTGCCGCTGACGCCACCCAAGCCTCGGGCAGTATCTCGTTCCTGAACCAAACGGGAACAGCCCTCTCGGATATCACCGTCGATGCGGACTCCAGCATCGACTCGGGCACCACGATCACCTACACCAACAGCGCGGTGGACTCCGACGGGGTCGCTTTAGGGGCGGGAGGCGCCGATGCGACTTACGACGCCGGCACCAACACGATCACGGTGCTTGGTAACGGTGCCGCGGTGACGCAAGGCAACGTGGCGTCGGCCATCAACGCTCTGGATGGTTTTTCAGCCCTCGCCGCCACGCCCGCCGGTACCGAAGATTTCACGGGAGCAGGCCCTGGAAACGACAGCCTCAGCGACACCACGCCCCAGCTGACCATCGAAGCCGACAACGCTGGTGCGGCCTACAGCGGAGCCACGATCAGCTTCGTCGCCGGAGCGGCCAACGACGCCGCCTACGATGAGGGCACCAACACCCTGACGGTGACGGTCGACAGCTCGGGGCCGCAAAGCCTGGCGGACCTCAAGACCGTCATCGACGCCAACACCGACTTCACCGCCACGGTCGACACCGCCGGTGACCTGGACATCAACTCCACCACGCCCAGCGGCACGACTTCCGGTGGTTACGATGCCCTGGCCAGTACGATCGACATCACCGCCAACTCGGGTATCCCCGCCGGCACCGAGGTCACCTTCATCAACTCGACGACCCTGCAGGGCGGTGGCGCACTGGCCGCCGGTCAAGCCGAAGCCTATTACGACTCCGGTACCAACACGTTGGAAATTCGCGGTAATGGCGACAGCGTCACCCGCGGTATCGTGGCGGCAGCTGTGAGTTCCTTGGACGGCTTCGAAGCCACGGCCAGCAGTGCCGCGTCGGCCGTGCGGTTTGAAACCGCCACGCCCAACGATGTCACGCTGACCGAATCCACACCGGCCTTTACGATCGCGGCCGACGAAACGGGCACCGACCTGGATGGAGCCACGATCACCTTCGCCTCGGGCGGAGCCAACGCGGCTTCATACGACAGCGGCACCAACACGTTGACCGTGACGGTCGACAATACCGCTCCGCAGAACATCTCGGACCTGAAATCGGTCATCGATGCCACCGGGTTTAACCTCACGGTGGAAACCGACGGCGTCGTCGACATCGACAACACCACGATCGCTGACGGCACCACCGCCGGTGGAGCCGACGCGGGAGTTGCCGGAGTTTCGGTAACGGCCGATTCCAGCATCGCCGCCGGCACGCAGATCGAGTTTGTCAACAGCGCGACCGATTCCAACGGCGATGCTCTGGCAGTCGGGGCTGTGGAAGCCGCTTACGACGAAGAGTCCAACACGCTGACCGTTCGCGGCAACGGCGATGCCGTGACGCGTGGCGATGTCGCTTTGGCGATCAGCAACGTCGATGGCTTCACCGGTGAAGCCGCTTCGCCCGCTTCGGCCGTGGAATTCAGCTCGGCTTTGCCGACCGCTTCCACGCTGAGCGCGACCGCGCCGGGGATCACCATCGCTGCCGACACCAACGATACCCAATACGCCGATGCCACGATCAGCTTTGTCGCTGGTTCGGCCAACGCGGCCGCTTACGATGCCGACACCAACACGCTGACCGTGACGGTCAACGATGCGGCTCCGCAATCGTTGGAAGACCTCAAGACCGTGATCGATGCCACGGAATTCACCGCCACGGTGGACACCGATGGTGAGTTGAACATCGCCACCACGACCGTCGAAGACGGCACCGCCGCAGTGGCGGACACCGGTGGCTTGTCCGACGACCTGGTGTTTGAATTGACCGGTACCGACGGAGCGGAAACGTTCAACTTCAAAGCCGGAGCAACGATCGAAGACGTTGCCGCGGCGGTCAACCTGGTCAGTGACGCCACCGGCATCACGGCGGTCGACAACGAAGGGGCCCTGGAATTCAACTCCTCGGCTTACGGCAGTGATTCCAAAGTCGCCATCGACGTGATCAGCGAAGGCGACAGCGGAAACTTCACTTCCAGCCTGAATGCGTTCCGCGACGAAGGGGCCGACATCATCGCCCAGGTCAACGGCACCCTGGCCAACGGCAAGGGCAACACGTTGTCGATCAACACCGCCACGCTGGACTTGTCGCTGAGCGTGACCGATGGATCCGACGAAAGCTTCTCGTTCTCGATCACCGGTGGTGGAGCCCTGTTCCAACTCGGTTCCGAAGTGGTCAGTAACCAGCAAGCTCGCTTGGGCATCAGCAGCGTCAGCACCGGTAAGTTGGGTGGCACCTCGGGCCGCCTGTACGAACTGGGCAGCGGTCAAGCCAAGAGCTTGACCAATGACGCCGCGGGAGCCGCCAAGATCGTCGACGAAGTGAT